One genomic window of Planktothrix sp. FACHB-1365 includes the following:
- a CDS encoding glutamate-5-semialdehyde dehydrogenase, translating into MIVSETRSISLVDLAAKTRLAAQKLAGLSTVEKNQAIEAVAQALEAAAPEIIAANEADCRAAEAEGIPKPLYNRLKFDATKLNSTIAGLRDVAKLPDPVGVVQIHRELDQGLTLKRITCPLGVLGVIFEARPEAVIQISALAIKSGNGVILKGGKEAIHSCQALVNAIRQGLSQTAVNPEAVQLLTTREEILELLRLDDYVDLIIPRGSNSFVKFVQDNTRIPVLGHAEGICHVYIDKLADIKKAIAITVDSKIQYPAACNAVETLLVHQEIASQFLLEAVTALQAKNVELRGDAKTLEIVNIKPATEEDWSTEYTDLILSIKIVGNLEEAIAHINTYGSGHTDAIVTEDQESANIFLNQVDAAGVFHNCSTRFADGFRYGFGAEVGISTQQMPPRGPVGLEGLVTYKYQIVGDGHIVATYSGSNAKPFTHRDLL; encoded by the coding sequence ATGATAGTTTCGGAAACTCGTTCTATTTCTCTCGTTGATCTGGCTGCAAAAACTCGTTTAGCAGCACAGAAATTAGCAGGATTATCAACAGTAGAAAAAAATCAAGCTATTGAAGCCGTTGCTCAAGCTTTAGAAGCAGCAGCACCGGAAATTATTGCAGCGAATGAAGCGGATTGTCGTGCCGCAGAAGCCGAAGGAATTCCCAAACCGTTATATAATCGTCTTAAATTTGATGCGACTAAATTAAACAGTACCATTGCCGGATTACGAGACGTTGCTAAGTTACCCGACCCCGTAGGAGTGGTACAAATTCATCGGGAATTAGATCAAGGATTAACACTCAAAAGAATTACTTGTCCGTTAGGAGTTTTAGGGGTAATTTTTGAAGCTCGTCCTGAAGCAGTGATCCAAATTTCTGCCTTAGCGATTAAATCAGGAAATGGGGTAATTTTAAAAGGGGGAAAAGAAGCGATTCATTCCTGTCAAGCTTTAGTGAATGCAATTCGTCAAGGATTATCTCAAACGGCTGTTAATCCTGAAGCGGTGCAACTATTAACCACACGGGAAGAAATTTTAGAATTATTGCGATTAGATGATTATGTTGATTTAATTATTCCGCGTGGGTCTAATTCTTTCGTTAAGTTTGTTCAGGATAATACTCGCATTCCGGTGTTAGGTCATGCAGAAGGTATTTGTCATGTTTATATTGACAAATTGGCGGATATTAAAAAAGCCATAGCCATTACTGTTGATTCTAAAATTCAATATCCGGCTGCTTGTAATGCAGTAGAAACCTTATTAGTTCATCAAGAGATTGCGTCTCAATTTTTATTAGAAGCAGTAACGGCATTACAAGCTAAAAATGTCGAATTACGAGGAGATGCTAAAACCTTAGAGATCGTTAATATTAAGCCAGCAACCGAGGAAGATTGGTCAACGGAATATACAGATTTAATTTTATCGATTAAAATAGTCGGTAATTTAGAAGAAGCGATCGCTCATATTAATACCTACGGCTCTGGCCATACCGATGCCATTGTTACCGAAGATCAAGAATCTGCAAATATCTTTTTAAATCAAGTCGATGCGGCGGGAGTTTTTCACAATTGTTCCACTCGTTTTGCAGATGGATTTCGGTATGGTTTCGGTGCAGAAGTGGGAATTAGTACCCAACAAATGCCTCCTCGCGGCCCCGTTGGTTTAGAAGGATTAGTGACTTATAAATATCAAATTGTTGGGGATGGACATATTGTAGCAACTTATTCGGGTAGCAACGCTAAACCGTTTACCCATCGAGATTTGTTATGA
- a CDS encoding glycosyltransferase family 1 protein: MRIALFTETFLPKIDGIVTRLCHTVEQLQRLGDEVLVISPAGGLTEYKGARIYGVEGVPLPLYPELKLGIPHPGIRVELEKFRPDVIHVANPAILGLGGLYYAKKLNIPLVASYHTHLPQYLHHYGLGMLEEVLWSMLRAAHNQAQLNLCTSTAMVQELGNHGIERLDLWQRGVDTELFQPSLASREMRDRLSQGHPDCHLLLYVGRLGAEKEIERIKPVLEQIPNARLALVGDGPNRQVLETHFQDTPTHFVGYLRGKELATAYASADAFIFPSRTETLGLVLLEAMAAGTPVVAARSGGIPDIVTDGINGYLFDPDDEEGAMTATQRLLANPQERETLRQNARLEAERWGWAAATQQLRSYYQGILSRYSLSSAA; the protein is encoded by the coding sequence ATGCGAATCGCTCTTTTCACTGAGACCTTTTTGCCCAAAATTGATGGGATTGTGACGCGGCTGTGTCATACGGTCGAACAGTTACAACGGTTGGGAGACGAAGTATTGGTGATTTCGCCAGCAGGGGGACTCACGGAATACAAAGGGGCTAGAATCTATGGGGTTGAGGGCGTTCCTTTACCCCTGTATCCAGAGTTAAAACTGGGAATTCCCCATCCGGGTATTCGGGTTGAGTTAGAAAAATTTCGACCGGATGTGATTCATGTGGCGAATCCGGCTATTTTAGGGTTAGGGGGCTTATATTATGCCAAAAAGTTAAATATTCCTTTAGTTGCATCGTATCATACCCATTTACCCCAATATTTACACCATTATGGTTTGGGAATGTTGGAGGAGGTACTGTGGAGTATGTTACGAGCGGCCCATAACCAAGCTCAATTAAATCTTTGTACCTCAACAGCAATGGTACAAGAACTGGGGAATCACGGGATTGAACGTCTGGATTTATGGCAACGAGGAGTCGATACCGAACTCTTTCAACCCTCATTAGCCAGCCGAGAAATGCGCGATCGCCTGAGTCAAGGACATCCCGATTGTCATTTATTACTCTATGTTGGTCGTTTGGGGGCCGAAAAAGAAATTGAACGGATCAAACCCGTTTTAGAACAAATTCCGAATGCTCGTTTAGCCCTCGTTGGAGATGGCCCCAATCGTCAAGTCCTAGAAACCCATTTTCAGGACACTCCCACTCATTTTGTCGGGTATTTGCGAGGGAAAGAGTTAGCAACAGCTTATGCGTCGGCGGATGCGTTTATTTTCCCCTCCCGTACCGAAACCCTAGGGTTAGTGTTATTGGAAGCAATGGCCGCCGGAACGCCGGTGGTAGCCGCTCGGTCTGGGGGAATTCCTGATATTGTCACCGATGGCATCAATGGCTATTTGTTTGATCCCGATGACGAAGAAGGCGCCATGACAGCAACCCAACGATTATTGGCAAACCCCCAAGAGCGGGAAACGTTGCGCCAAAATGCTCGTTTAGAAGCAGAACGTTGGGGATGGGCAGCCGCAACCCAACAACTACGCTCCTATTATCAAGGGATTCTCAGCCGTTACTCTTTGTCTTCTGCTGCTTAG
- a CDS encoding adenylate/guanylate cyclase domain-containing protein, with protein MTFSNAGSILATLTQVDRMGLLAARVKNLPIGEFICILDFITAEFQQFLRAIDLINNEAIETLLEQLLDAFTLKIGQILQADCTTIFLINRSKNQLWYTKVDEETGQAKEIRLPIDAGILGYVAQTGEVMNVVDAHNCPLFEAEVDEPVGYHTHTILCMPIFSSQNPEEAVAVVRLLNKAGDLAFTEEDEQQFRSFADAIGIILESCQSFFVAARNQRGVAALLKATTTLGQSLDLETTLKAVMEQARDLMQADRSTLFLLKKETHELWTKVATADGSQMMEIRIPANRGIAGYVASTGQVLNIPDAYCDPRFDPTTDRRTGYQTRNILCMPVYNGAGELIGVTQLINKNKGSFTNSDEEFLRAFNAQAGIALQNAQLFENVMVEKQYQKDILQSLSDVVISTDLQGRIVTINDAALELLGCPKPQTNDRTIRQYWEEKLTGRYVWDVVPIENLRFRLEDSLRNAARHYVPEQSLTVGLIKQEEPQGKIAGLIPTLVIPDRYHAEIYYPWGEATPLQPKGTLDPITQFREIERSINLTVNPLTNPEGGVRGGLVVLEDISREKRMKTTMYRYMTPGVAEQVMALGEDVLMVGERKEVTILFSDIRGYTTLTENLEASDVVALLNQYFETMVEAVFSHEGTLDKFIGDALMAVFGAPLPLRDNHAWMAVQSALDMRRRLKEFNQMRPDEPQIKIGIGMSSGEVVSGNIGSQKRMDYTVIGDGVNLSSRLEQITKQYGCDIIISEMTYHLCRDKIWVRELDRVRVKGKQQAVSIYELISNRSVSLDSSTKAFLDCFNQGRIAYLTKEFKQAILIFEEAKKMRPDDRAVQIHIARSQQYLQTSVPEEWDGVYTMTTK; from the coding sequence ATGACTTTTTCTAATGCTGGTAGCATCTTAGCTACGCTGACACAAGTGGATCGTATGGGCCTCTTGGCAGCGCGTGTTAAAAACCTGCCAATAGGGGAATTTATTTGCATTTTAGATTTTATTACCGCAGAATTCCAGCAATTTCTTCGGGCTATTGATCTGATCAATAATGAAGCGATCGAAACCCTCTTAGAACAGTTGCTTGATGCCTTTACCCTCAAAATTGGGCAAATTTTACAAGCGGATTGTACAACAATTTTTTTAATTAATCGCAGCAAAAATCAACTCTGGTATACCAAAGTTGATGAGGAAACGGGACAAGCAAAAGAAATTCGTTTACCGATAGATGCCGGAATTTTAGGGTATGTGGCCCAGACGGGGGAGGTTATGAATGTGGTGGATGCCCACAATTGTCCGTTATTTGAAGCGGAAGTGGATGAACCCGTCGGGTATCATACCCACACGATTTTGTGTATGCCCATTTTCAGCAGTCAAAACCCAGAGGAAGCGGTGGCTGTGGTACGGTTGTTGAATAAAGCCGGAGATTTGGCTTTTACAGAAGAAGATGAACAACAATTTCGTTCTTTTGCAGATGCTATTGGGATTATTTTAGAAAGTTGTCAATCGTTTTTTGTGGCGGCGCGAAATCAACGGGGAGTGGCGGCATTATTAAAAGCAACAACAACTTTAGGGCAAAGTTTGGATTTAGAAACAACTTTAAAAGCGGTGATGGAACAGGCGCGGGATTTAATGCAAGCCGATCGCAGCACGTTATTTTTATTAAAAAAAGAGACTCATGAATTGTGGACAAAAGTTGCCACGGCTGATGGTTCACAAATGATGGAAATTCGGATTCCGGCTAATCGAGGAATTGCGGGATATGTGGCTTCTACGGGTCAAGTTTTGAATATTCCTGATGCCTATTGTGATCCTCGGTTTGACCCTACAACTGATCGCAGGACGGGCTATCAAACCCGCAATATTTTATGTATGCCTGTTTATAATGGGGCGGGAGAATTGATCGGGGTCACGCAGTTAATTAATAAAAATAAAGGCAGTTTTACTAATTCTGATGAGGAATTTTTAAGGGCTTTTAATGCTCAGGCGGGAATTGCCTTGCAAAATGCTCAGTTATTTGAAAATGTGATGGTGGAAAAACAATATCAGAAGGATATTTTACAAAGTCTTTCTGATGTGGTGATTTCAACGGATTTACAAGGAAGAATTGTCACGATTAATGATGCGGCTTTGGAATTATTAGGCTGTCCAAAACCTCAAACCAATGATCGCACCATTCGTCAATATTGGGAAGAAAAATTAACGGGTCGTTATGTGTGGGACGTTGTACCGATTGAAAATTTAAGATTCCGTTTAGAAGATAGTTTACGCAATGCGGCGCGTCATTATGTCCCTGAACAAAGTTTAACGGTGGGTTTAATTAAACAAGAAGAACCCCAAGGAAAAATTGCGGGCTTAATTCCGACTTTAGTGATTCCTGATCGCTATCATGCTGAGATTTATTATCCTTGGGGAGAAGCGACTCCTTTACAACCCAAGGGAACCCTTGATCCAATAACACAATTTCGGGAAATTGAACGCAGTATAAATTTAACTGTAAACCCCCTAACTAACCCAGAAGGAGGGGTTCGAGGGGGGTTAGTGGTGTTAGAAGATATTAGCCGAGAAAAACGGATGAAAACGACCATGTATCGGTATATGACTCCGGGTGTTGCTGAACAGGTGATGGCGCTTGGAGAAGATGTATTAATGGTGGGAGAACGTAAAGAAGTTACGATTTTGTTTTCAGATATTCGGGGCTATACAACCTTAACTGAAAATTTAGAAGCGTCGGATGTTGTTGCATTATTAAACCAATATTTTGAAACGATGGTAGAAGCGGTTTTTTCCCATGAAGGAACCTTAGATAAATTTATTGGCGATGCGTTAATGGCGGTTTTTGGTGCTCCCCTTCCTTTGCGAGATAATCATGCGTGGATGGCGGTACAATCGGCTTTAGATATGCGCCGACGCTTAAAGGAATTTAACCAAATGCGACCGGATGAACCGCAAATTAAAATTGGGATTGGGATGAGTTCGGGTGAAGTGGTATCGGGAAATATTGGATCACAAAAACGCATGGATTATACGGTAATTGGAGATGGGGTGAATTTAAGTTCTCGTCTGGAACAAATTACGAAACAATATGGCTGTGATATTATTATTAGTGAGATGACTTATCATTTATGTCGAGATAAAATTTGGGTGCGAGAATTAGATCGAGTTCGAGTGAAAGGAAAGCAGCAAGCTGTGAGTATTTATGAGTTAATTAGTAATCGTTCTGTTTCCTTAGATTCATCTACAAAAGCGTTTTTAGATTGTTTTAATCAAGGCAGAATAGCTTATTTAACGAAAGAGTTTAAACAAGCAATTTTGATTTTTGAAGAAGCAAAAAAAATGCGTCCAGATGATCGGGCGGTACAAATTCATATTGCGCGATCGCAACAATATTTACAAACTTCTGTTCCTGAAGAATGGGATGGAGTTTATACCATGACAACCAAATAA
- a CDS encoding AAA family ATPase produces the protein MIPQKLTLKNFLSYREATLDFSGLHTACICGSNGAGKSSLLEAMAWAVWGNSRAESEDDIIYMGELEARVDFTFINQGNLYRVIRNRRRGQSGTLEFQVATTALQEIEDLDTIKFRPLTERGLRATQQKILDYLKLDYDTFINSAYLRQGRADEFMIKRPTERKEILASLLKLDQYDGLSEKAKDLAREYKAQGEVLEQTLTTNQAQIEQKGQLEQDIIQLQTTIDHLQEKQAQDRDHYQQLQAQQHHRQAWQKLLTGQQQQHQTFAQDYRRLQQELAATQQQRQELEAVLQQETEIQTGYQHFQTLQITEESLSSQFKLYQEYQQQRQQLQEQQRQHLNSLQQQIQTLQARLEALTQQEQDYLQILSQKPDIEAGLEQLQTARTRLNQFDQLQLEVTPLLQHRQRLQTELDRSQSRQQARLEELKTSVGKLQRTLKQHRPQLEAQLETIANQITELDKKKVYQLRVREKGQERHTFMERLNNSKRDYEEKLSELEQKIQLLSKSESEEKETDDAPLLRSQFPPCPLCDRPLDEHHWNLVISKHQNQQQEFRNQIWVVHEQLVVADRELKILQEEYRQIQQDLLPYEELREHRGKIQAQLEGLYQDEQQLQQLILEQKSVQDMLETGSYATDLYAELQDLEQKLSQINYNEQSHALARNEEKRWRWAEIKYSQIRDAEDKLIKITTQKPELETQIQTSTQTLTEQKNNSEIQQQIVTIEQKITAMGYNVEEHNRIRSELRQAQVWLTRTEQLNQAKQQYPILQKRIEELETLTEERVKNLQAIQGQIELLQQQLQETPDPTEALKQLDQLIQQQQLKLDSYLGQLGSLQQQQTQLDQLNTQQTELKTQLDTVRRQYRVYQELAQAFGKNGIQALMIENILPELEAETNQILSRLSANQLHVQFVTQRTGRSTRSAKTAKMIETLEILIADARGTRSYETYSGGEAFRINFAIRLALAKLLAQRAGTSLQMLIIDEGFGTQDAEGCDRLIAAINAIASDFACILTVTHIPSLKEAFQARIEVHKTSQGSQIYLSI, from the coding sequence ATGATTCCCCAAAAACTGACCCTAAAAAACTTCCTTAGCTACCGAGAAGCGACTTTAGATTTTAGTGGATTACATACCGCTTGTATTTGTGGTTCCAATGGGGCGGGAAAATCTTCCTTATTAGAAGCAATGGCTTGGGCTGTTTGGGGAAATAGTCGGGCAGAATCGGAGGATGATATTATCTACATGGGAGAATTAGAAGCTCGTGTAGATTTTACCTTTATTAATCAGGGGAATTTATATCGGGTGATTCGGAACCGTCGTCGAGGTCAGTCAGGAACCTTAGAATTTCAAGTGGCAACTACTGCGTTACAAGAAATAGAAGATTTAGATACCATTAAATTTCGTCCCCTGACTGAACGAGGGTTAAGAGCGACTCAACAAAAGATTTTAGATTACTTAAAATTAGATTACGATACCTTTATTAATTCCGCTTATTTGAGACAGGGACGGGCGGATGAGTTCATGATTAAACGTCCGACGGAACGCAAAGAAATCCTCGCCAGTTTATTAAAATTAGATCAATATGATGGGTTATCGGAAAAAGCCAAAGATTTAGCCCGTGAGTATAAAGCTCAAGGGGAAGTTTTAGAACAAACTTTAACTACAAATCAAGCTCAAATTGAACAAAAAGGTCAATTAGAACAGGATATTATTCAATTACAAACAACGATTGATCATCTGCAAGAAAAACAAGCCCAAGATCGAGATCATTATCAACAATTACAAGCCCAACAACATCATCGTCAAGCGTGGCAAAAACTCTTAACAGGACAACAACAACAACATCAAACTTTTGCCCAAGATTATCGACGTTTACAACAGGAATTAGCCGCTACTCAACAGCAACGTCAGGAACTCGAAGCAGTCTTACAACAAGAAACAGAAATTCAAACCGGATATCAACATTTTCAAACGCTACAAATAACGGAAGAATCTCTATCAAGTCAATTTAAACTGTATCAAGAGTATCAACAGCAACGCCAACAGTTACAAGAACAACAACGCCAACATTTGAATAGTTTACAACAGCAAATTCAAACGTTACAAGCTCGTTTAGAAGCTTTAACCCAACAGGAACAAGATTATTTACAAATTTTAAGCCAAAAACCTGATATTGAAGCCGGGTTAGAACAGTTACAAACCGCCAGAACTCGGTTAAATCAGTTTGACCAATTACAATTAGAAGTAACCCCACTTTTGCAACATCGTCAACGCTTACAAACCGAGTTAGATCGATCTCAATCTCGTCAACAAGCTCGGTTAGAAGAATTAAAAACCTCCGTCGGAAAACTCCAACGAACCCTCAAACAACATCGCCCCCAATTAGAAGCACAATTAGAAACTATTGCGAATCAAATTACAGAACTAGATAAGAAAAAAGTTTATCAACTGCGAGTCCGAGAAAAAGGGCAAGAACGCCATACTTTTATGGAACGGTTGAATAATTCTAAACGAGATTATGAAGAAAAATTATCAGAATTAGAACAGAAAATTCAACTATTATCAAAATCTGAATCTGAGGAAAAAGAAACTGATGATGCACCGTTATTGCGATCTCAGTTTCCCCCCTGTCCCTTATGCGATCGCCCCTTAGATGAACATCACTGGAATCTCGTGATTTCTAAGCATCAAAATCAACAACAAGAATTCAGAAATCAAATTTGGGTGGTTCATGAACAGTTAGTCGTTGCGGATCGAGAACTGAAAATTTTACAAGAGGAATATCGACAAATTCAACAGGATTTATTACCCTATGAAGAATTGCGAGAACACCGAGGAAAGATTCAAGCACAATTAGAAGGTTTGTATCAAGATGAACAGCAGTTACAACAACTGATTTTAGAACAGAAATCTGTTCAAGATATGTTAGAAACGGGAAGTTATGCAACGGATTTATATGCAGAATTGCAGGATTTAGAACAAAAATTAAGCCAAATTAATTATAATGAACAAAGCCATGCTTTAGCTAGAAATGAGGAAAAACGCTGGCGTTGGGCAGAAATTAAATATAGTCAAATTCGGGATGCTGAAGATAAATTAATAAAAATAACGACTCAAAAACCCGAATTAGAAACTCAAATTCAAACATCAACCCAAACCTTAACCGAGCAGAAAAATAATTCTGAAATTCAACAACAAATTGTTACGATAGAGCAAAAAATAACCGCAATGGGTTATAATGTAGAGGAACATAATCGCATTCGTTCTGAGTTACGTCAAGCGCAAGTTTGGTTAACTCGTACAGAACAATTAAATCAAGCCAAACAACAATATCCAATCCTGCAAAAACGCATCGAAGAATTAGAAACATTAACCGAAGAACGGGTAAAAAATTTACAAGCGATTCAAGGACAAATTGAACTGTTACAACAGCAATTACAAGAAACTCCCGACCCCACAGAAGCATTAAAACAGTTAGACCAATTAATTCAACAACAACAACTAAAATTAGATAGTTATTTAGGTCAATTAGGCAGTTTACAACAACAACAAACCCAACTTGATCAGCTAAACACTCAACAAACAGAATTAAAAACCCAACTCGATACGGTTCGCCGTCAATATCGAGTTTATCAAGAATTAGCGCAAGCCTTTGGAAAAAATGGCATTCAAGCGTTAATGATTGAGAATATTTTACCAGAATTAGAAGCAGAAACCAATCAAATTTTATCTCGATTATCTGCAAATCAACTTCATGTTCAATTTGTCACCCAACGCACCGGACGCAGTACCCGATCTGCAAAAACCGCTAAAATGATTGAAACCTTAGAAATTTTAATTGCGGATGCGCGGGGAACTCGTTCTTATGAAACCTATTCGGGGGGAGAAGCCTTTAGAATTAATTTTGCGATTCGGTTAGCCTTAGCTAAATTATTAGCACAACGGGCGGGAACCTCTCTACAAATGTTAATTATTGATGAAGGTTTTGGAACCCAAGATGCGGAAGGATGCGATCGGTTAATTGCAGCCATTAATGCGATCGCTTCTGATTTTGCTTGTATTCTAACTGTCACCCATATTCCCAGTTTAAAAGAAGCCTTTCAAGCTCGAATTGAAGTGCATAAAACCAGTCAAGGTTCGCAAATTTACCTGTCAATTTAA
- a CDS encoding TIGR04222 domain-containing membrane protein, whose translation MSNFNPEYQYINPEYIDLYNRIQSFSFDEIGASFSFTQKLAREQGWSLDYTNRAIEEYKKFVFLAIVADHGVCPSEQVDQVWHLHLTYTKSYWEEFCPNVLQRPLHHEPTKGGYSQRLKHLYNYNKTLESYKHFFRQFPPVDIWSEPELRFGRDICFVRVNPQSNWILPKPNVKFLPAFKLNQLALFLALFALSFVMVSCQSIAGINLMSFAGWGLLIFHTVTIIIGLTLAFKLQYLLRFPEGKTETLSEPENLHPYEVAFLVNGEKQMIFTAITSLVQQKYFDVGIDVEEKKRLMPKKSVDDSLHFLEKELSQNIELSQGNMDRLLLFRSLKSAEKIHNKLKAIGLLLSSDQVYKALYYPSFVGLSSFLLILIQLFSGKIFDFLSISFCIFLLLFILLNFKLKDPYRSHYGDSVVESLATRFHGLRRLTNDDSQIPLAVALFGEGVLETNSAYADLCELFNSIDDGGCGCC comes from the coding sequence ATGAGTAATTTTAACCCGGAATATCAGTATATCAATCCAGAATATATAGATTTATATAACAGGATTCAATCATTCTCTTTTGATGAAATTGGGGCTTCATTTTCCTTTACCCAAAAGTTAGCACGGGAACAGGGCTGGTCTTTAGATTATACAAACAGAGCCATAGAAGAGTATAAGAAGTTTGTTTTTTTAGCAATAGTAGCCGATCATGGTGTTTGTCCATCCGAACAAGTTGATCAAGTTTGGCATTTACATTTAACCTATACCAAATCTTATTGGGAAGAATTTTGTCCCAACGTTTTGCAACGACCCTTACATCATGAACCGACAAAAGGTGGATATTCACAACGATTAAAACATCTTTACAACTACAACAAGACTTTAGAAAGTTATAAACACTTTTTTAGGCAGTTTCCTCCAGTAGATATCTGGTCAGAACCAGAGTTAAGATTTGGAAGAGACATCTGTTTTGTTAGAGTTAATCCCCAAAGCAATTGGATATTACCAAAACCAAATGTGAAATTTCTGCCTGCATTTAAACTCAATCAATTAGCTCTATTTTTGGCGTTATTTGCTTTATCTTTTGTTATGGTTAGTTGTCAGTCGATAGCTGGGATTAACCTAATGAGCTTTGCAGGCTGGGGACTTCTAATCTTCCATACTGTAACTATAATCATAGGTCTGACTTTGGCATTTAAGTTACAATACTTGCTGCGTTTTCCTGAAGGTAAAACTGAAACCTTATCAGAACCGGAAAATTTACATCCCTATGAGGTAGCTTTTCTAGTTAATGGTGAAAAACAAATGATTTTCACAGCAATTACCAGTTTAGTTCAACAAAAATATTTTGATGTAGGAATAGATGTTGAGGAGAAAAAAAGACTGATGCCTAAAAAATCTGTAGACGATTCTTTACATTTTTTAGAAAAAGAACTTTCACAAAATATTGAATTATCACAAGGAAATATGGATCGTCTATTGTTGTTTCGATCCTTGAAAAGTGCAGAAAAAATTCATAATAAGCTAAAAGCAATAGGATTGCTTTTGAGTTCTGACCAAGTATATAAAGCACTATATTATCCGAGTTTTGTGGGATTATCTTCATTTTTATTAATTCTGATACAATTGTTTTCAGGAAAAATATTTGATTTTTTATCAATATCATTTTGTATATTTTTGCTTTTGTTTATCTTATTGAATTTTAAGCTAAAAGATCCCTATCGAAGTCATTATGGTGATAGCGTTGTTGAAAGTTTAGCAACACGCTTCCATGGCTTAAGAAGATTAACTAACGACGATTCTCAAATACCACTAGCAGTTGCTTTGTTTGGCGAAGGGGTTTTAGAAACTAATAGTGCTTATGCAGACCTGTGTGAACTCTTTAATTCAATTGATGACGGTGGTTGCGGTTGTTGCTAA
- a CDS encoding HetZ-related protein 2 — translation MTLSESWKNQWRFQLENDYPHLNPNTRESLIRWLLGEHSESLETLPPDQQNRIKQGLNFRYRILQQRYLEVSPEKAYRHLMQRLGSLVILRQKVRLWVATSRDRQRQVVDVLQEVVQEMLNSDRYLQQQMQWISQCTSNQQLRNALLLTTVEEYCLRPIRNQPLLVYRFVNYLRRTQRGGLTQVPTGEWIKQLSDEILSDETDETISLFDHQAVSHYEDEQYFQTQQNQRLAVQSEFEAYLIKNVDPIAAEWLRLYLQGLSQDAIAQKLNLPIKQIYRLREKVGYHAIKNFTLKQNPELVTSWLGTSLSEHRLGLTSDQWQKFWQGLTPTQQQIIERLKAGETLETIAQALALKITQIQQEWATMYLMAQNLRNQSS, via the coding sequence ATGACGTTATCAGAATCTTGGAAAAATCAGTGGCGTTTTCAACTGGAAAACGACTACCCTCACTTAAACCCAAACACGCGAGAAAGCCTGATTCGTTGGTTACTGGGAGAACATTCTGAATCCTTAGAGACTCTCCCTCCTGACCAACAAAACCGGATCAAACAAGGGTTAAATTTTCGCTATCGCATTCTACAACAGCGCTATTTAGAAGTGTCTCCCGAAAAAGCTTATCGCCATTTAATGCAGCGCTTAGGGAGTTTAGTGATTTTGCGGCAAAAAGTTCGCCTGTGGGTTGCTACCAGTCGAGATCGTCAACGTCAAGTGGTGGATGTTTTACAAGAAGTGGTACAGGAAATGTTGAATAGCGATCGCTATTTACAACAACAAATGCAATGGATTTCTCAATGTACCTCTAATCAACAATTAAGAAATGCTTTACTATTAACAACTGTAGAAGAATATTGTTTGCGTCCTATTCGGAATCAACCGTTATTAGTTTATCGATTTGTTAACTATTTACGTCGCACTCAACGGGGAGGCTTAACCCAAGTTCCCACCGGAGAATGGATTAAACAGTTATCCGATGAAATCCTATCCGATGAGACAGATGAAACTATTAGTTTATTCGATCATCAAGCGGTTTCTCACTATGAAGATGAACAATATTTCCAAACCCAACAAAACCAACGGTTAGCTGTTCAATCTGAATTTGAAGCGTATTTAATTAAAAATGTTGACCCCATTGCGGCAGAATGGTTGCGATTATATTTACAAGGATTATCCCAAGATGCGATCGCTCAAAAATTAAATTTACCGATTAAACAAATCTATCGACTCCGAGAAAAAGTGGGTTATCATGCGATTAAAAATTTTACCTTAAAACAAAACCCGGAATTAGTCACCAGTTGGTTAGGAACCTCTTTATCGGAACATCGTTTAGGATTAACCTCCGACCAATGGCAAAAATTTTGGCAAGGTTTAACCCCCACCCAACAGCAAATTATTGAACGTTTAAAAGCGGGGGAAACCTTAGAAACAATTGCTCAAGCCTTAGCCCTTAAAATCACCCAAATTCAACAGGAATGGGCGACAATGTATTTAATGGCTCAAAATCTGCGGAATCAATCAAGCTGA